One window from the genome of Gimesia aquarii encodes:
- the purN gene encoding phosphoribosylglycinamide formyltransferase yields the protein MNADRTLSPILNRPLKLAVLISGGGTTLTNFLEKEAAGELKIEIPLVIASRPDCGGVDKAKAAGLRCEVICRRDYKNMNDFSEAIFHLCRSAEVDLVALAGWLSLIHIPDDFQYKVMNIHPALIPAFCGKGYYGHKVHEAVVERGVKVSGCTVHFADNEYDHGPIIGQSAVPVKGTDTPDQVAANVFQSECELYPRMIRLFAAGKIKIIDRRVVIEEQVNHL from the coding sequence ATGAACGCGGATCGCACTCTGTCTCCCATCCTGAATCGCCCCTTGAAACTGGCCGTATTAATTTCCGGTGGTGGAACAACCCTGACCAATTTTCTCGAAAAAGAGGCTGCTGGCGAACTCAAAATTGAAATACCTTTAGTCATTGCCAGTCGTCCCGACTGTGGTGGCGTTGACAAAGCGAAAGCCGCGGGCCTTCGCTGTGAAGTGATCTGTCGACGTGACTACAAAAACATGAATGATTTTAGCGAAGCAATTTTTCATCTTTGTCGCAGTGCAGAAGTAGATCTGGTCGCACTGGCTGGCTGGCTTTCCCTGATTCATATTCCCGATGATTTCCAGTACAAAGTCATGAATATTCATCCGGCACTCATTCCCGCATTTTGCGGTAAGGGTTATTACGGCCATAAAGTTCATGAAGCTGTCGTCGAACGCGGAGTCAAAGTCAGTGGTTGCACCGTTCACTTTGCCGATAACGAATACGATCATGGTCCCATCATCGGCCAGTCAGCGGTTCCCGTCAAAGGGACTGACACACCAGACCAGGTAGCAGCCAATGTGTTCCAGTCTGAATGTGAACTCTACCCCCGCATGATTCGACTCTTCGCTGCCGGCAAAATCAAAATTATTGATCGGCGTGTTGTCATCGAAGAGCAAGTCAACCACTTGTGA
- the trxA gene encoding thioredoxin codes for MAENVLEFTDANFQSEVLEASEPVLVDFWAPWCGPCKMMMPTIEEIANDYSGRIRVGKLNTDENPGIASSSNISAIPTVKLYKNGEVVETFVGVTPKDRFATSLDSQI; via the coding sequence ATGGCTGAAAATGTATTGGAATTTACTGATGCAAACTTCCAGTCTGAAGTTTTGGAAGCATCTGAACCTGTATTAGTAGATTTCTGGGCGCCTTGGTGTGGTCCTTGCAAAATGATGATGCCAACCATTGAAGAAATCGCCAATGATTACTCAGGTCGTATTCGCGTTGGAAAACTGAATACAGATGAAAATCCAGGCATCGCTTCTTCAAGCAACATCAGTGCGATTCCTACTGTTAAACTTTATAAAAATGGTGAAGTGGTTGAAACGTTCGTAGGTGTGACTCCCAAAGATCGATTTGCGACTTCATTGGATAGCCAAATATAA
- a CDS encoding coiled-coil domain-containing protein has protein sequence MSDGAKSDQKPQSPPPFAGFKPTSHEQADSLPLPGPGGVERRADQPHSSAESDKVEATSFFSDQKQAELEKSFAYAATAENLQSAGAEEAGASLTGAELLSQAGDIANYLKSQFVEINRREQTLNSQLGEIDNERRKIRMWISQIEEQYDEREASIRDKETELIRKAVECEKLAKTLQHEQEKLFESQDILEQERSEMRDQILMEFAQQRESLERDRLDLINERNRIHEQVLETLSSQRSDLERDRDEWQGVKQTELDHLKKEREFHEQTIKKVETELASRKEKFELEQKTLQAEWQSQKQTDEAELESRKRDFVIRSEEIEHQLKIQREDLQREYASREDAFEQKRTLIENRIKFQENHLLRLRSQIEQDQHDFQRQQQVQQQQHEQNERIHILRMKQLDRFRDLLQQREQSLEKERALHIELRRSVERYEQTQKQRMTEEHELWQKEREAQQVELRRQQDMLALHAENLERRRERLDTLRAEVEETHRGTLEMRLALEEGWAQLTQTEGEDAARERLEKAREALATHYRQLRESLSVERQELDHSQELFHRHRDEFRQERQNVSDWIAERDEQIRQRSEQLRFEAEKLAIRDATWDQKREVWLQEKIQAEQIIRDLLQQLTDLTGIEGTLEEGVAFSKTKATDLLEEELPETKLDEPVDQLTEAGDDEAELDRLD, from the coding sequence ATGAGTGATGGTGCCAAGTCTGACCAGAAACCACAGTCTCCCCCTCCCTTTGCTGGGTTCAAACCAACGAGCCATGAGCAAGCAGATTCGCTTCCATTGCCTGGTCCAGGTGGAGTTGAACGTCGGGCGGATCAGCCCCATTCATCGGCTGAATCTGATAAGGTAGAAGCGACTTCTTTTTTCAGCGATCAGAAACAAGCCGAACTGGAAAAAAGTTTTGCCTATGCAGCGACCGCTGAGAATTTACAGAGTGCAGGGGCAGAAGAAGCAGGTGCTTCTCTGACGGGGGCCGAGCTGTTATCGCAAGCTGGTGACATCGCTAACTATCTAAAATCACAGTTTGTGGAAATCAATCGGCGCGAACAGACTCTTAATAGTCAACTAGGAGAAATCGACAATGAGCGTCGCAAGATTCGCATGTGGATCAGCCAGATTGAAGAACAATATGACGAGCGTGAAGCAAGTATTCGCGACAAAGAAACGGAATTGATTCGTAAAGCCGTCGAATGTGAAAAACTGGCCAAAACCTTGCAACATGAACAGGAAAAGCTCTTCGAGTCTCAGGATATCCTGGAGCAGGAACGTTCAGAAATGCGTGACCAGATCCTGATGGAGTTTGCGCAGCAAAGAGAAAGTTTGGAGCGTGATCGGCTGGATTTGATTAATGAACGCAATCGCATTCATGAACAGGTTCTCGAAACACTTTCCAGTCAGCGTAGCGATTTAGAACGCGATCGAGATGAATGGCAGGGAGTGAAACAGACTGAACTGGATCACCTGAAAAAAGAGCGAGAATTTCATGAGCAGACGATAAAAAAAGTCGAAACAGAATTAGCTTCTCGAAAAGAGAAATTTGAGCTTGAGCAGAAAACATTACAGGCAGAATGGCAATCACAAAAACAGACCGATGAAGCGGAATTGGAGTCTCGCAAAAGAGATTTTGTGATTCGTTCAGAAGAAATTGAGCACCAACTCAAAATACAACGTGAAGATCTGCAGCGCGAATACGCTTCACGCGAAGATGCTTTCGAACAAAAACGAACTCTAATCGAAAACCGAATTAAGTTTCAGGAAAATCATTTGTTGCGTTTGCGAAGTCAGATTGAACAGGATCAGCATGATTTCCAGCGCCAACAGCAAGTTCAACAACAGCAACACGAACAGAACGAGCGGATTCATATCTTAAGAATGAAGCAGCTTGATCGGTTTCGTGATTTGTTGCAACAGCGTGAGCAGTCCCTTGAGAAAGAGCGGGCTTTGCACATCGAACTTCGTCGCTCGGTCGAACGTTATGAGCAGACCCAGAAACAGAGAATGACAGAAGAGCACGAGCTCTGGCAAAAAGAACGAGAAGCACAACAAGTAGAATTACGTCGTCAACAGGATATGCTGGCACTCCATGCGGAAAATCTGGAACGCCGCCGCGAGAGGTTAGATACCTTACGAGCGGAAGTGGAAGAAACCCATCGTGGAACGTTGGAAATGCGCCTGGCGTTGGAAGAAGGTTGGGCTCAATTAACACAGACAGAAGGGGAAGATGCCGCCCGCGAACGGTTGGAAAAAGCTAGAGAGGCGCTTGCCACGCACTATCGCCAATTACGAGAATCATTATCAGTAGAACGACAGGAACTCGATCATTCTCAAGAGTTATTTCATCGACACCGCGATGAATTTCGTCAGGAACGACAGAATGTTTCAGATTGGATCGCAGAACGTGATGAGCAGATCAGACAGAGAAGCGAACAATTGCGTTTCGAAGCAGAAAAACTGGCGATTCGAGATGCGACCTGGGATCAGAAACGAGAAGTCTGGCTTCAAGAAAAAATACAGGCCGAACAGATCATTCGTGATTTGTTACAGCAGCTAACCGATTTGACGGGAATAGAAGGAACACTAGAAGAAGGGGTCGCGTTTTCGAAAACGAAAGCGACAGACCTGCTCGAAGAAGAATTACCTGAAACGAAGCTTGATGAGCCAGTTGATCAACTGACGGAAGCAGGTGACGATGAAGCGGAGCTTGATCGGTTGGATTAA
- a CDS encoding VOC family protein — protein MSDSVVSDKVCVQSFDHITLVVKDLEASRQFYVDFLGMEHVPRPAFSFEGHWFQIGNQQIHLILEHDQSGKAGQLDPDQNTRTHHFAFQVNDAKQAYDKAVSQGIPIVSPPKSRPDGATQTFLNDPDGHIIELCSLS, from the coding sequence ATGAGTGATTCTGTTGTTTCAGATAAGGTTTGCGTTCAATCATTCGATCACATTACGCTTGTCGTAAAAGATCTGGAAGCATCCCGTCAGTTTTACGTTGACTTTTTAGGTATGGAGCACGTTCCGCGACCTGCGTTCTCTTTTGAAGGGCACTGGTTCCAAATTGGAAATCAGCAAATTCATTTGATTCTCGAACACGATCAGTCAGGCAAGGCAGGGCAACTTGACCCCGATCAAAACACACGCACCCACCATTTTGCATTTCAGGTCAATGATGCAAAACAAGCCTATGATAAGGCGGTCAGCCAGGGTATTCCCATTGTTTCGCCTCCCAAATCGCGGCCCGATGGAGCGACTCAAACATTCCTGAATGATCCTGATGGCCATATTATCGAACTCTGCTCGCTCTCCTGA
- the mqnE gene encoding aminofutalosine synthase MqnE, whose product MNLNQNEQEQLQVITRKVEAGERISFDEGVFLDEKVDILTLGQLANQVRERKNGNFAFYNTNIHLNPTNVCVYRCKFCAFRSDLKSPRGYTFTDEMIRERVQEARATGATEIHVVGGLHHQKKFDWYLNVVRVIREEYPELHIKAWTPVEINWFSFLTKKPTRWVLEQMMEAGLSSMPGGGAEIFHPEVREQICEHKADAESWLNIHREAHGLGLRSNATILYGHYEQARHRIDHLCRLRDLQDETGGFQTFIPLAFHPENTGMSEIRKASGMMDLKVVALSRIMLDNFDHIKAYWIMLGEKTAQTALSFGADDLDGTVVHELIYHDAGAKTPEGLTVEQLHRLIEEAGRIPVERDTLYRHVVREGATWSVGEPILTSAAS is encoded by the coding sequence ATGAATTTAAATCAAAACGAACAGGAACAGTTACAAGTCATTACCCGCAAAGTAGAAGCCGGAGAACGAATCAGCTTCGATGAAGGGGTTTTTCTGGATGAGAAAGTGGATATTCTCACACTGGGGCAACTCGCTAATCAGGTTCGCGAACGTAAGAACGGCAACTTTGCATTTTATAATACGAACATACATTTGAATCCCACAAATGTATGTGTCTATCGTTGTAAGTTCTGTGCATTCCGGTCCGATCTGAAATCACCCCGCGGTTACACGTTCACAGACGAGATGATTCGCGAGCGTGTTCAGGAAGCACGAGCTACCGGAGCCACCGAAATTCACGTCGTCGGCGGATTACATCATCAGAAAAAATTTGACTGGTATTTAAATGTGGTACGTGTGATTCGAGAAGAATATCCGGAACTGCATATTAAAGCCTGGACTCCCGTGGAAATCAACTGGTTTAGTTTTTTGACAAAAAAGCCAACACGCTGGGTTTTAGAGCAGATGATGGAAGCAGGGCTTTCCAGTATGCCTGGTGGCGGGGCTGAAATTTTCCATCCTGAAGTCCGCGAACAAATTTGTGAGCACAAAGCTGATGCCGAAAGTTGGCTGAACATTCATCGCGAAGCACATGGTCTCGGCTTAAGAAGCAATGCCACGATTCTATACGGCCACTACGAGCAAGCCAGACACCGCATCGACCACTTGTGCCGTCTCCGAGACTTGCAGGATGAAACAGGAGGCTTTCAGACTTTTATTCCTTTGGCCTTCCATCCTGAAAATACAGGCATGTCAGAAATCCGAAAAGCTTCCGGCATGATGGATCTCAAAGTCGTTGCGCTGTCGCGAATCATGCTGGACAATTTTGACCACATCAAAGCCTACTGGATTATGTTAGGCGAGAAAACCGCACAAACAGCATTGAGTTTTGGAGCAGACGATCTGGATGGCACTGTTGTCCATGAACTGATTTATCACGATGCCGGTGCCAAAACACCAGAAGGCCTGACTGTAGAACAACTACACCGACTGATTGAAGAGGCCGGTCGGATTCCCGTCGAACGTGATACACTTTATCGACACGTTGTGAGGGAGGGAGCTACCTGGAGTGTGGGAGAACCCATCCTGACTTCTGCTGCTTCGTAA
- a CDS encoding UbiA-like polyprenyltransferase: MLARLRLLLELIRFSHTIFALPFALLSAVLAWRGHEVRWQQLVGILLCMLFARSAAMAFNRLVDREIDAQNPRTQGRHLPAGLISVRAVFLFTLITSLAFIASTLLFLPNRWPLYLSVPVLLFLLGYSYAKRFTIWCHYWLSTALMLSPIAAWIAIRGSLSIEPLLLGAVVFFWVGGFDIIYACQDVQFDQAKRLSSIPSRWGIKKALRFAMLSHFMTIVCLFSLWYVAALGIPFLLGILVVSGLLVYEHLLVNPEDLGRVNLAFFHVNALISIGLFFVGLIDVWLA, encoded by the coding sequence ATGTTGGCCCGACTGCGTCTGCTGCTGGAATTAATTCGCTTCAGCCATACCATTTTTGCACTCCCTTTTGCGCTACTCTCAGCAGTGCTGGCCTGGCGCGGACACGAAGTTCGCTGGCAGCAGTTAGTAGGAATTCTGTTATGTATGCTGTTTGCACGCTCAGCGGCGATGGCATTTAACAGACTCGTTGATCGCGAAATTGACGCACAAAATCCGCGCACTCAAGGCCGCCACCTCCCCGCTGGGTTGATTAGTGTGCGTGCGGTATTTCTCTTTACTCTGATCACGTCGCTGGCGTTCATTGCATCGACACTCCTCTTTCTTCCCAATCGCTGGCCCCTTTATCTGTCGGTCCCTGTTCTGCTCTTCTTGCTTGGTTATTCTTATGCCAAACGATTTACCATCTGGTGTCATTACTGGCTCTCCACGGCTCTCATGCTCTCTCCCATTGCCGCCTGGATTGCCATTCGAGGCAGCCTTTCGATTGAACCACTGCTGTTGGGGGCCGTTGTATTTTTCTGGGTGGGAGGCTTTGACATCATTTACGCCTGCCAGGATGTGCAATTTGACCAGGCAAAGCGACTTTCCAGCATCCCTTCCCGATGGGGCATCAAAAAAGCACTCCGCTTTGCCATGCTCAGTCACTTCATGACCATTGTCTGCCTTTTCAGTCTGTGGTATGTAGCCGCTCTGGGAATCCCTTTTTTACTGGGAATTCTTGTCGTATCCGGTCTGCTGGTGTACGAGCATCTGCTTGTAAATCCAGAAGATCTGGGACGCGTCAATCTGGCATTTTTTCATGTCAATGCTCTGATCAGTATTGGTTTGTTCTTTGTGGGATTGATTGACGTCTGGCTCGCATAA
- a CDS encoding DUF1570 domain-containing protein translates to MKPQSLTSFGNISDTHCLTALKSMALSVCLTFCLLLTEGCHSAAKNQTVHLPARHSVSAEQLIVLSDFKLGQDHELFQDLIQLREDVAETLNIPLNSEQVTVYLFSNEEEYRNYLDLTYPGLPPRRAYFVGTPKELAVYTFWGERIQEDLRHEFTHGLLHASLKTVPLWLDEGLAEYFEVAGNTPGQINRDHASRLTAALDNGWKPDMKRLEQLEKVSQMQRVDYQEAWAWVHFMLNSNPDARATLLDYLAELKTDDQPEVLSARLPRDIPGVDERFLNYVASLNTFPSR, encoded by the coding sequence GTGAAACCACAATCACTCACTAGTTTTGGTAACATTTCAGACACGCATTGTCTGACAGCACTCAAATCAATGGCTTTGAGTGTTTGTCTGACTTTCTGCCTGCTTCTGACTGAAGGATGTCATAGTGCGGCAAAAAATCAAACCGTCCATCTGCCAGCCCGACACAGCGTCAGTGCAGAACAATTAATTGTCTTGAGTGATTTTAAACTGGGCCAGGACCATGAACTGTTTCAGGACTTAATTCAACTGCGTGAAGATGTCGCCGAGACATTAAACATCCCGCTTAACAGCGAGCAAGTGACCGTGTATCTCTTCTCGAACGAAGAAGAATATCGCAACTATCTGGATCTCACCTACCCGGGTTTGCCTCCGCGCCGCGCCTACTTTGTCGGAACGCCCAAAGAATTAGCCGTGTATACGTTTTGGGGCGAGCGTATTCAGGAAGATTTGCGACATGAATTTACGCATGGACTACTACATGCCAGCCTGAAAACAGTACCGCTCTGGTTGGATGAAGGACTTGCGGAATATTTTGAAGTTGCTGGTAATACACCAGGGCAAATCAACCGCGATCATGCATCACGTTTAACGGCAGCACTTGATAATGGCTGGAAGCCCGATATGAAACGGCTGGAACAGCTTGAAAAAGTCTCGCAGATGCAGCGGGTAGACTATCAGGAAGCCTGGGCCTGGGTTCATTTCATGCTTAACAGTAACCCCGATGCACGCGCCACGCTACTGGACTATCTGGCAGAACTGAAAACAGACGATCAACCTGAAGTATTAAGTGCGCGTCTCCCACGCGATATCCCTGGAGTCGATGAGCGTTTTCTGAACTATGTCGCTTCGCTCAACACTTTCCCATCGAGGTAA
- the fmt gene encoding methionyl-tRNA formyltransferase, with translation MPLKVVMMGTGTFAIPAFQALIDSDHQVLGLYTQPDRTGRGHHRHKNPMKELALEHEIPVFQPPKINQSESLDELRSLKADVFLVAAYGQILSQKLLDIPKQGAFNLHASLLPQYRGAAPILYAIRNGETKTGVSLFRIERSLDSGPVAAMVETPIGPKETTGEVQERLAALAAPLAMQVLDSIEQGTLVETPQNHEEATLAPTLDKGEGAIDWNQSTFQIGCHVRAMQPWPSPFSFLHQSGQEPLRLLVLDVENVTTDELNSLNVNQGQQDSSPGTVVFANTKRVIIRSGDGFLELKQVQPQGKRAMQIDQFLCGKKISPGDYFNPPDPHNV, from the coding sequence GTGCCATTAAAAGTTGTGATGATGGGAACCGGGACGTTTGCCATCCCCGCATTTCAGGCGCTCATCGATTCCGATCATCAGGTTCTCGGCTTGTATACTCAGCCTGACCGCACCGGCCGTGGGCATCATCGGCACAAAAATCCAATGAAAGAATTAGCGCTCGAGCACGAGATTCCAGTCTTTCAACCTCCCAAAATTAACCAATCAGAATCGCTCGATGAATTACGAAGCCTAAAGGCAGATGTTTTCCTGGTGGCCGCTTATGGTCAGATTCTCTCACAAAAGCTGTTGGACATTCCGAAGCAGGGGGCTTTCAATCTACATGCCTCACTGTTGCCTCAATACCGTGGGGCGGCCCCAATTTTATATGCGATTCGGAATGGAGAAACCAAAACTGGTGTTTCCCTGTTTCGGATCGAGCGTTCTCTTGACTCCGGTCCTGTGGCTGCCATGGTCGAAACGCCAATCGGCCCCAAAGAAACCACAGGCGAAGTTCAAGAACGACTGGCGGCACTTGCTGCCCCACTCGCGATGCAAGTGCTCGATAGCATTGAGCAGGGTACGCTGGTGGAAACTCCTCAAAATCATGAAGAAGCAACGTTAGCCCCCACTCTGGATAAAGGGGAAGGTGCCATCGACTGGAATCAAAGCACCTTTCAAATCGGGTGTCATGTCAGAGCCATGCAACCCTGGCCAAGCCCATTCTCATTTTTACACCAATCCGGACAAGAACCGTTAAGATTGCTCGTTCTGGATGTCGAAAATGTCACAACAGACGAGCTGAACTCACTTAATGTCAATCAAGGACAACAAGATTCGTCTCCCGGGACAGTCGTTTTTGCCAATACAAAACGGGTGATAATCAGATCGGGTGATGGGTTCCTGGAGCTGAAACAGGTACAACCACAGGGGAAACGCGCCATGCAGATCGATCAGTTCCTGTGTGGCAAAAAAATCAGTCCGGGTGACTACTTCAATCCACCAGACCCTCATAATGTATAA
- the def gene encoding peptide deformylase, producing MAALQIVNYPHPALRWVSKPIKSISPDLRDTVRTMFDLMYEARGIGLAANQVALPYRLFVINLTSDPNETEEEFVFINPEITKRKGTTEGEEGCLSLPQLYGDVKRSEEITVEAYDLDGQLFEITLDDLAARAVQHEHDHLEGILFPDRMVEAKREELEAQIADFESEFLHKQQQGEYPSDEEIRKQLSQLELDLG from the coding sequence ATGGCTGCTCTACAAATCGTGAACTATCCCCACCCTGCTCTCCGCTGGGTTTCGAAGCCCATCAAAAGCATATCACCAGATTTACGTGATACGGTGCGAACGATGTTTGATCTGATGTATGAGGCACGGGGAATCGGCTTAGCTGCCAATCAGGTGGCACTTCCGTATCGTCTGTTTGTGATCAACCTGACATCGGATCCCAATGAAACAGAAGAAGAATTTGTATTCATTAATCCGGAAATCACAAAACGCAAAGGAACCACTGAAGGCGAAGAAGGCTGTTTAAGTCTTCCGCAGCTTTATGGAGATGTCAAACGATCGGAAGAAATCACGGTCGAAGCCTATGATCTGGATGGTCAATTGTTTGAAATCACTCTGGATGATCTGGCCGCCCGTGCTGTGCAGCATGAGCATGATCATCTGGAAGGAATTTTGTTTCCCGATCGAATGGTTGAAGCAAAGCGCGAAGAGCTGGAAGCGCAAATTGCAGATTTTGAATCTGAATTCCTGCATAAACAGCAACAAGGCGAATACCCGTCTGATGAGGAAATTCGCAAACAACTATCTCAATTGGAACTCGATCTGGGCTAA
- a CDS encoding sugar nucleotide-binding protein — protein METVLVVGLDTVAGANIATCLSNRYRVIGLTSSTPVFIQGCETHTYLEDDVETAEHWLSTIRPQWVVYCGVAAHSAWSVDPAKFTSNDPVLAVRNWVNASELHCARFTHISSDAVFTGPWMFHEEDCQGVCESQEADLIRAIEREVSLCDNTLIIRTNVFGWSPTANGTGSIEEIVQTLEAGTFSQNNCYRHATPLLATDLAAIIEHAYQERLTGIFHVAGGERISPADFIQRLAKTFGLSEPAFPRAEVLNERPTGFANGETSLHTQKIRRQLSISMPMLDDGLKRLYDQQHNGFLNRLNNEPARQFEQEIAA, from the coding sequence GTGGAAACAGTTCTGGTTGTTGGACTTGATACGGTTGCCGGAGCAAATATCGCAACCTGTTTATCCAATCGATATCGGGTTATCGGATTAACTTCATCGACACCGGTTTTCATCCAGGGATGTGAAACTCATACTTATCTGGAAGATGACGTAGAGACCGCCGAACATTGGCTCTCAACAATTCGTCCACAGTGGGTCGTCTATTGTGGCGTTGCCGCTCACTCTGCCTGGTCTGTTGATCCGGCGAAATTCACCTCGAACGATCCTGTATTGGCAGTCCGTAACTGGGTGAATGCATCGGAGTTGCACTGTGCACGCTTTACACATATTTCATCCGACGCCGTTTTCACGGGACCTTGGATGTTTCACGAAGAAGACTGTCAGGGCGTGTGTGAAAGCCAGGAGGCAGATTTAATTCGTGCTATCGAACGTGAAGTCAGCCTTTGTGATAATACTCTGATTATTAGAACGAACGTGTTTGGCTGGTCACCGACTGCTAATGGTACAGGTAGCATCGAAGAAATCGTACAGACATTGGAGGCAGGTACATTTTCTCAAAATAATTGTTATCGGCATGCAACACCTTTATTAGCAACCGACCTGGCTGCAATTATCGAACATGCTTATCAGGAACGTTTGACAGGAATTTTTCACGTCGCAGGTGGCGAACGAATCAGTCCTGCAGATTTCATTCAACGACTCGCAAAAACATTTGGACTTTCGGAACCGGCATTTCCCCGGGCTGAAGTGTTGAATGAAAGACCCACTGGTTTCGCCAATGGAGAAACGTCACTTCATACTCAAAAAATTCGTCGTCAGTTGAGTATTTCAATGCCCATGCTTGACGATGGTTTGAAACGACTTTATGACCAACAGCATAATGGTTTTCTCAATCGTTTGAATAATGAGCCAGCCAGGCAGTTCGAACAGGAAATTGCTGCTTAG
- a CDS encoding DUF1501 domain-containing protein has protein sequence MNNHPVHTSQHIARRWFLEQCGVGLGAIAVNQLLLESGYAAPKNNIVAQDPLATKQPHHPPKAKNIIFLFMGGGPSHLELFDNKPVLGKFDGKLPPEDLLKGYRAAFIDPKSKFLGPKFKFAKHGESGAELSELLPHLAEVADDIAIIKSMKTDAFNHAPAQIQALTGSQLFGKPSLGAWTLYGLGSESKNLPGFVVFSSGNKGPSGGNSCWGSGFLPTVHQGVMFRGGQEPVLYLKNPPGVSEQLQRDSLDTLKALNQNRLNLVGDPEIATRINSFEMAYRMQSSAPDVMNIAQETKETLKMYGAEPGKTSFANNCLLARRLVERGVRCVQLFHESWDQHGGLVGGLKNNCKATDQGAAALIKDLKQRGLLKDTLVIWGGEFGRTPMVQGGNDGRDHHPNAFTMWLAGGGIKGGTTIGRSDDFGFNVIEDEVPVYDLHATILHLLGLNPERLSYRFQGLDQRLIGVNQAKVVKKILA, from the coding sequence ATGAATAATCATCCCGTTCATACATCACAACACATCGCACGACGCTGGTTTCTGGAACAGTGCGGAGTCGGCCTGGGTGCCATCGCAGTGAATCAACTCTTGCTGGAATCTGGTTATGCCGCCCCCAAAAATAACATCGTGGCTCAGGACCCGTTGGCAACCAAACAACCGCATCATCCTCCCAAAGCGAAAAATATCATTTTTCTGTTCATGGGTGGTGGTCCCAGTCATCTGGAATTGTTTGATAACAAACCCGTATTAGGGAAATTTGACGGAAAACTCCCTCCTGAAGATTTATTGAAGGGATATCGCGCCGCGTTTATCGACCCCAAATCAAAATTTTTAGGTCCGAAATTCAAATTTGCGAAACATGGTGAATCGGGAGCGGAACTCTCTGAACTGCTACCGCATCTGGCAGAAGTCGCCGACGACATTGCGATCATCAAAAGTATGAAAACCGATGCCTTCAATCATGCACCCGCTCAAATTCAGGCACTCACTGGTTCACAACTTTTCGGAAAACCAAGTCTGGGGGCGTGGACGCTCTATGGATTAGGGAGTGAGTCAAAAAATCTACCCGGTTTCGTTGTTTTCAGTTCCGGTAACAAAGGACCCAGCGGTGGAAATTCGTGCTGGGGCAGCGGTTTTCTCCCGACAGTTCATCAGGGGGTCATGTTCCGTGGCGGACAGGAACCCGTACTCTACTTAAAAAATCCACCAGGAGTCTCTGAGCAATTACAACGTGACTCGCTCGATACGTTAAAGGCCTTGAATCAAAATCGCTTGAATCTAGTAGGCGATCCGGAAATTGCCACACGCATCAATTCGTTTGAAATGGCGTACCGTATGCAATCCAGTGCCCCTGATGTCATGAACATCGCCCAGGAAACCAAAGAGACGCTCAAAATGTACGGTGCCGAACCCGGCAAAACCTCGTTTGCGAATAACTGTCTTCTCGCCCGCAGACTCGTTGAGCGAGGTGTGCGTTGCGTGCAATTGTTCCATGAATCCTGGGACCAGCATGGCGGTCTCGTAGGTGGTTTGAAAAATAACTGTAAAGCCACCGACCAAGGCGCAGCAGCTTTGATTAAAGATCTCAAACAGCGTGGTTTATTAAAAGATACCCTCGTCATTTGGGGAGGAGAATTCGGTCGTACTCCCATGGTGCAGGGGGGAAATGACGGACGTGACCATCACCCCAATGCGTTTACCATGTGGCTGGCAGGAGGTGGCATCAAAGGGGGAACTACGATCGGACGCTCCGATGATTTCGGCTTCAACGTGATTGAAGATGAAGTCCCCGTATATGATTTACACGCCACGATTTTGCATCTTCTGGGACTGAATCCCGAACGACTCTCTTACCGCTTCCAGGGATTGGATCAGCGTTTGATTGGGGTCAATCAAGCCAAGGTCGTCAAGAAAATCCTGGCTTAA